The following are encoded in a window of Lichenicola cladoniae genomic DNA:
- the rpoC gene encoding DNA-directed RNA polymerase subunit beta' produces MNELMKILGQTGQAQTFDQIKIQLASSEQIRSWSYGEIKKPETINYRTFKPERDGLFCARIFGPIKDYECLCGKYKRMKFRGIICEKCGVEVTLAKVRRERMGHIELASPVAHIWFLKSLPSRIGLMVDLTLKELEKILYFESYVVLEPGLTDLKLHQLLNEDQLLAKQDEFGEDGFRAGIGAEAIKTVLISVDCDAEKVKLRADLKDTTSEAKRKKLVKRLKLVEAFAESGSRPDWMILDVVPVIPPELRPLVPLDGGRFATSDLNDLYRRVINRNNRLKRLIELRAPDIIVRNEKRMLQESVDALFDNGRRGRAITGANKRPLKSLSDMLKGKQGRFRQNLLGKRVDYSGRSVIVVGPELKLHQCGLPKKMALELFKPFIYSKLEKYGHATTIKAAKRMVEKERPEVWDILEEVIREHPVMLNRAPTLHRLGIQAFEPVLIEGKAIQLHPLVCTAFNADFDGDQMAVHVPLSLEAQLEARVLMMSTNNILSPANGKPIIVPSQDIVLGLYYLSLETAEFRETPDQNEYDDQGKVTKVGASAFGSIGEIEFALAEKAIKLHDKIRARYETVDAEGKKVRSTVVTTPGRMLIAQILPKHPAVPFTLLNKQLTKKNVSDVIDAVYRHCGQKECVIFADRLMGLGFTQAAKAGISFGKDDMIIPDAKKPLVERTTAEVKEFEQQYQDGLITAGERYNKVVDAWSRCTDEVQAAMMKEISRQEIGKQTNSVWMMSHSGARGSPAQMKQLAGMRGLMAKPSGEIIEQPIIANFKEGLSVLDYFTSTHGARKGLADTALKTANSGYLTRRLVDVAQDCIIVEEDCGAERGLTVRAVMDGGEVVSSLSERILGRTTATDVLSPLNGSVVLPRSTLIGEAEAELVENSGVESMLIRSVLTCDSRVGVCGLCYGRDLARGTPVNIGEAVGVIAAQSIGEPGTQLTMRTFHIGGAAQRGAEQSMVEASHDGVVNVKNRNVVQNSMNVPVVMSRNCEIVLTDDKGSERARFRVPYGARLLVDEGATVVRQQKLAEWDPYTLPIITERAGKVEYLDLIDSITLVERMDEVTGLTSKIVVDYKQASKGIDLRPRLQLKDDKGEVLKLGNGGEARYFLSPDSILSVENGATVHAGDVLARIPREGSKTRDITGGLPRVAELFEARRPKDHAIIAETDGRIEFGKDYKAKRRVIVKNDETQEETDYLVPKGKHVSVQEGDFVRKGDPLVDGPRVPHDILKVLGVEALSDYLVNEIQDVYRLQGVKINDKHIEVIVRQMLQKVEVLEPGDTTYLVGETVDRFEFEAENNKRLQANERPAQAMPVLQGITKASLQTHSFISAASFQETTRVLTEAATAGKVDTLNGLKENVIVGRLIPAGTGSVMNKLRAVAAGRDKQRVLGRDMPTNIKAAE; encoded by the coding sequence ATGAACGAACTGATGAAGATCCTTGGCCAGACCGGCCAGGCGCAGACCTTCGACCAGATCAAGATCCAGCTGGCATCGTCGGAGCAGATCCGCTCCTGGTCCTACGGCGAGATCAAGAAGCCGGAGACCATCAACTACCGCACCTTCAAGCCGGAACGGGACGGCCTGTTCTGTGCCCGCATCTTTGGTCCGATCAAGGACTACGAGTGCCTGTGCGGCAAGTACAAGCGGATGAAGTTCCGCGGCATCATCTGCGAGAAGTGCGGCGTCGAAGTGACGCTGGCGAAGGTGCGCCGCGAGCGCATGGGCCATATCGAGCTGGCCTCGCCGGTCGCCCATATCTGGTTCCTGAAGTCGCTCCCGAGCCGCATCGGCCTGATGGTCGATCTGACGCTCAAGGAGCTCGAGAAGATCCTGTATTTCGAGAGCTACGTGGTTCTCGAGCCGGGCCTGACCGACCTCAAGCTGCACCAGCTGCTGAACGAGGACCAGCTTCTCGCCAAGCAGGACGAGTTCGGCGAGGACGGTTTCCGGGCCGGTATCGGCGCCGAAGCGATCAAGACCGTGCTGATCAGCGTCGATTGCGACGCCGAGAAGGTGAAGCTGCGCGCCGACCTCAAGGACACCACGTCCGAGGCGAAGCGCAAGAAGCTGGTCAAGCGCCTGAAGCTGGTCGAGGCGTTCGCCGAGAGCGGCTCGCGTCCGGACTGGATGATCCTGGACGTCGTTCCGGTCATTCCGCCGGAACTGCGTCCGCTGGTGCCGCTCGATGGCGGCCGCTTCGCCACGTCCGACCTGAACGACCTGTATCGCCGCGTCATCAACCGCAACAACAGGTTGAAGCGCCTGATCGAGCTGCGCGCGCCCGACATCATCGTGCGCAACGAGAAGCGCATGCTGCAGGAGAGCGTCGACGCCCTGTTCGATAACGGCCGCCGTGGCCGCGCCATCACCGGTGCGAACAAGCGCCCGCTGAAGTCGCTGTCCGACATGCTGAAGGGCAAGCAGGGGCGGTTCCGCCAGAACCTGCTCGGCAAGCGCGTCGACTACTCGGGTCGTTCGGTAATCGTCGTCGGTCCCGAGCTGAAGCTGCACCAGTGCGGCCTGCCCAAGAAGATGGCGCTCGAGCTGTTCAAGCCGTTCATCTACTCCAAGCTCGAGAAGTACGGTCACGCCACCACCATCAAGGCTGCGAAGCGCATGGTGGAAAAGGAGCGTCCCGAGGTCTGGGACATCCTCGAGGAAGTCATCCGCGAGCATCCGGTGATGCTGAATCGCGCGCCGACCTTGCATCGCCTCGGCATCCAGGCCTTCGAGCCGGTGCTGATCGAAGGCAAGGCGATCCAGCTGCATCCGCTGGTCTGCACCGCCTTCAACGCCGACTTCGACGGCGACCAGATGGCCGTGCACGTTCCGTTGAGCCTCGAAGCCCAGCTCGAAGCCCGCGTGCTTATGATGTCGACCAACAACATCCTGAGCCCGGCGAACGGCAAGCCGATCATCGTGCCGAGCCAGGACATCGTGCTCGGTCTCTACTACCTGTCGCTCGAGACGGCCGAGTTCCGCGAGACGCCCGACCAGAACGAGTACGACGACCAGGGTAAGGTCACCAAGGTCGGCGCCAGCGCGTTCGGCTCGATCGGCGAGATCGAGTTCGCGCTCGCCGAGAAGGCGATCAAGCTGCACGACAAGATCCGTGCCCGCTACGAGACCGTCGATGCCGAAGGCAAGAAGGTCCGCAGCACAGTCGTCACCACGCCGGGCCGCATGCTGATCGCGCAGATCCTGCCGAAGCATCCCGCGGTGCCGTTCACCCTGCTCAACAAGCAGCTGACCAAGAAGAACGTCTCGGACGTCATCGACGCCGTATACCGCCATTGCGGTCAGAAGGAGTGCGTGATCTTCGCCGATCGCCTGATGGGTCTCGGCTTCACGCAGGCTGCCAAGGCCGGCATCTCGTTCGGCAAGGATGACATGATCATCCCGGACGCGAAGAAGCCGCTGGTCGAGCGCACCACGGCCGAAGTGAAGGAGTTCGAGCAGCAGTATCAGGACGGCCTGATCACTGCCGGCGAGCGCTACAACAAGGTGGTGGATGCCTGGTCGCGCTGCACCGACGAAGTGCAGGCCGCGATGATGAAGGAGATCTCCAGGCAGGAGATCGGCAAGCAGACCAACTCGGTCTGGATGATGAGCCATTCCGGTGCCCGTGGATCGCCGGCGCAGATGAAGCAGCTGGCCGGCATGCGGGGCCTGATGGCCAAGCCGTCGGGCGAGATCATCGAGCAGCCGATCATCGCCAACTTCAAGGAAGGCCTGTCGGTCCTCGACTACTTCACCTCGACCCACGGCGCCCGCAAGGGTCTCGCGGACACCGCGTTGAAGACCGCGAACTCGGGCTACCTGACCCGCCGTCTCGTCGACGTGGCGCAGGATTGCATCATCGTCGAAGAGGATTGCGGCGCCGAGCGCGGCCTGACGGTGCGCGCGGTGATGGATGGCGGCGAGGTCGTGTCCTCGCTGTCCGAACGGATCCTCGGGCGGACCACCGCGACCGACGTGTTGTCACCGCTGAACGGCAGTGTCGTGCTGCCGCGCAGCACGCTGATCGGCGAGGCGGAAGCCGAGCTGGTCGAGAACTCCGGCGTGGAGAGCATGCTCATCCGCTCGGTTCTCACCTGCGACAGCCGCGTCGGCGTCTGCGGCCTGTGCTACGGGCGCGATCTCGCCCGCGGCACGCCGGTCAACATCGGCGAGGCGGTCGGCGTGATCGCCGCCCAGTCGATCGGCGAGCCTGGAACCCAGCTGACCATGCGCACCTTCCATATCGGTGGTGCGGCCCAGCGCGGTGCCGAGCAGTCGATGGTCGAGGCGTCGCATGACGGCGTGGTCAACGTGAAGAACCGCAACGTCGTGCAGAACAGCATGAACGTGCCGGTGGTGATGTCTCGTAACTGCGAGATCGTGCTGACCGACGACAAGGGCAGCGAGCGCGCGCGCTTCCGCGTCCCCTACGGCGCCAGGTTGCTGGTGGACGAGGGTGCGACGGTCGTGCGGCAGCAGAAGCTGGCCGAGTGGGACCCGTACACCCTTCCGATCATCACCGAGCGCGCCGGCAAGGTCGAATACCTCGACCTGATCGACAGCATCACGCTGGTCGAGCGGATGGACGAAGTCACCGGCCTGACCTCGAAGATCGTCGTCGACTACAAGCAGGCCTCCAAGGGCATCGATCTTCGCCCGCGGCTGCAGCTCAAGGACGACAAAGGCGAGGTGCTCAAGCTCGGCAACGGCGGCGAGGCGCGCTACTTCCTGTCGCCGGACTCGATCCTCTCGGTCGAGAACGGCGCCACGGTGCATGCCGGCGACGTGCTGGCGCGTATCCCGCGCGAGGGCAGCAAGACCCGCGACATCACCGGCGGTCTGCCGCGCGTGGCCGAGCTGTTCGAGGCGCGGCGTCCGAAGGACCATGCGATCATCGCGGAGACCGACGGCCGCATCGAGTTCGGCAAGGACTACAAGGCCAAGCGCCGGGTGATCGTGAAGAACGACGAGACCCAGGAAGAGACCGACTACCTGGTCCCGAAGGGCAAGCACGTCTCGGTGCAGGAAGGCGACTTCGTGCGCAAGGGCGACCCGCTGGTCGATGGTCCGCGGGTGCCGCACGACATCCTCAAGGTGCTCGGCGTCGAGGCGCTGTCGGACTACCTGGTCAACGAAATCCAGGACGTCTACCGGCTCCAGGGCGTGAAGATCAACGACAAGCACATCGAGGTCATCGTCCGGCAGATGCTGCAGAAGGTGGAAGTGCTCGAGCCGGGTGACACGACCTACCTGGTCGGTGAAACGGTCGATCGCTTCGAGTTCGAGGCGGAGAACAACAAGCGCCTGCAGGCGAACGAGCGTCCGGCACAGGCGATGCCGGTGCTCCAGGGCATCACCAAGGCCTCGCTGCAGACCCACTCGTTCATCTCCGCGGCGTCCTTCCAGGAGACCACGCGCGTGCTCACCGAGGCGGCCACGGCCGGCAAAGTGGATACGCTCAACGGCCTCAAGGAAAACGTCATCGTCGGCCGCCTGATCCCCGCGGGAACGGGCAGCGTGATGAACAAGCTGCGTGCCGTGGCCGCTGGCCGCGACAAGCAGCGTGTGCTGGGTCGCGACATGCCGACGAACATCAAGGCGGCGGAGTAG
- the rpsL gene encoding 30S ribosomal protein S12 — MPTINQLIAKGREPAPKRNKVPALQGCPQKRGVCTRVYTTTPKKPNSALRKVAKVRLTNGFEVVSYIPGEGHNLQEHSVVLIRGGRVKDLPGVRYHILRGVLDTQGIAKRRKRRSLYGAKRPK, encoded by the coding sequence ATGCCGACCATCAACCAGCTGATCGCAAAGGGACGCGAACCCGCTCCCAAGCGCAATAAGGTTCCCGCTCTGCAGGGTTGCCCGCAGAAGCGCGGCGTCTGCACTCGCGTCTACACGACCACCCCGAAGAAGCCGAACTCGGCTCTTCGTAAGGTCGCCAAGGTGCGCCTGACCAACGGCTTCGAAGTCGTGAGTTATATCCCTGGTGAGGGTCACAACCTGCAGGAGCACAGCGTCGTGCTGATCCGCGGCGGGCGCGTGAAGGATCTACCAGGCGTGCGCTATCACATCCTGCGTGGCGTGCTCGACACCCAGGGAATCGCAAAACGTCGTAAGCGCCGGTCGCTCTACGGCGCCAAGCGGCCGAAGTAA
- the rpsG gene encoding 30S ribosomal protein S7, which yields MSRRRRAVKRDILPDPKFGDVVITRFMNALMYDGKKSTAESIVYGALESMRRRGGSAADPVRMFHEALDNVKPAVEVRSRRVGGATYQVPVEVRTERRQALAIRWLIDSSRKRGEHTMQDRLSNELLDAVNNRGSAVKKREDTHRMAEANKAFSHYRW from the coding sequence ATGAGCCGCCGCCGCCGCGCAGTAAAGCGCGACATCCTTCCGGACCCCAAGTTCGGTGACGTCGTCATCACGCGTTTCATGAATGCGCTGATGTACGACGGCAAGAAATCCACCGCCGAGAGCATCGTCTATGGTGCGCTCGAGTCCATGCGCCGTCGTGGTGGCTCTGCCGCCGACCCGGTCCGCATGTTCCACGAAGCGCTGGACAACGTGAAGCCGGCCGTCGAGGTCCGTTCGCGTCGCGTCGGTGGTGCCACCTACCAGGTGCCCGTCGAAGTCCGCACCGAGCGCCGCCAGGCTCTGGCGATCCGCTGGCTCATCGATAGCTCACGCAAGCGCGGCGAGCACACGATGCAGGACCGGCTGTCGAACGAGTTGCTGGATGCAGTGAACAATCGCGGTTCCGCCGTGAAGAAGCGCGAAGATACGCATCGGATGGCCGAAGCCAATAAGGCCTTCAGCCACTACCGCTGGTAG
- the tuf gene encoding elongation factor Tu yields the protein MAKAKFERNKPHCNIGTIGHVDHGKTSLTAAITKTLAKSGGAVYTAYDQIDKAPEERARGITISTAHVEYETKNRHYAHVDCPGHADYVKNMITGAAQMDGAILVVSAADGPMPQTREHILLARQVGVPALVVFLNKVDQVDDPELLELVEMEVRELLSSYQFPGDDIPIVKGSALVTLNDGDKTLGENSVIELMAAVDAYIPQPERMIDRPFLMPIEDVFSISGRGTVVTGRVERGVVNVGEEVEIVGIKNTVKTVVTGVEMFRKLLDRGQAGDNIGALLRGTKREDVERGQVLAKPGSITPHTKFKAEAYILTKEEGGRHTPFFTNYRPQFYFRTTDVTGVVQLPEGTEMVMPGDNISMDVELIAPIAMDEGLRFAIREGGRTVGAGVVASIQA from the coding sequence ATGGCAAAGGCTAAATTTGAGCGGAACAAGCCGCACTGCAACATCGGCACGATCGGCCATGTTGACCACGGCAAGACGTCGCTGACTGCTGCAATTACCAAGACGCTGGCGAAGTCCGGCGGCGCCGTCTACACGGCCTACGACCAGATTGACAAGGCTCCTGAGGAGCGCGCTCGCGGCATCACGATCTCGACTGCCCATGTCGAGTACGAGACCAAGAACCGCCATTACGCCCACGTCGATTGCCCGGGCCACGCCGACTACGTGAAGAACATGATCACCGGTGCCGCCCAGATGGACGGTGCGATCCTGGTCGTGTCCGCAGCCGATGGCCCGATGCCGCAGACCCGCGAGCACATCCTGCTTGCCCGTCAGGTCGGCGTTCCGGCACTGGTCGTGTTCCTGAACAAGGTTGATCAGGTCGATGATCCCGAGCTGCTCGAGCTCGTCGAGATGGAAGTGCGCGAGCTGCTTTCGTCCTACCAGTTCCCGGGCGACGACATTCCGATCGTGAAGGGCTCCGCGCTCGTCACCCTGAATGACGGCGACAAGACCCTCGGCGAGAATTCGGTGATCGAGCTGATGGCGGCAGTCGATGCCTACATCCCGCAGCCCGAGCGCATGATCGACCGTCCGTTCCTGATGCCGATCGAGGACGTGTTCTCGATCTCCGGCCGTGGCACCGTCGTCACCGGCCGCGTCGAGCGCGGCGTCGTCAATGTCGGCGAGGAAGTCGAGATCGTCGGCATCAAGAACACCGTCAAGACCGTCGTTACCGGCGTCGAGATGTTCCGCAAGCTGCTCGATCGCGGGCAGGCCGGCGACAACATCGGCGCGCTGCTGCGCGGCACGAAGCGTGAAGACGTCGAGCGCGGCCAGGTGCTTGCAAAGCCGGGTTCGATCACCCCGCACACCAAGTTCAAGGCCGAGGCCTACATCCTGACGAAGGAAGAGGGTGGCCGTCACACGCCGTTCTTCACCAACTATCGTCCGCAGTTCTACTTCCGCACGACCGACGTGACCGGTGTGGTTCAGCTTCCCGAGGGCACCGAGATGGTGATGCCGGGCGACAACATTTCGATGGATGTCGAGCTGATTGCCCCGATCGCGATGGACGAGGGTCTTCGTTTCGCAATTCGCGAAGGTGGCCGCACAGTCGGCGCCGGCGTGGTTGCATCGATCCAGGCCTGA
- the rpsJ gene encoding 30S ribosomal protein S10 codes for MDNQNIRIRLKAYDHRVLDNSTKEIVNTAKRTGARVRGPIPLPTHIEKFTVNRSPHVDKKSREQFEIRTHRRLLDIVEPTPQTVDALMKLDLAAGVDVEIKL; via the coding sequence ATGGACAACCAGAACATCCGCATTCGCCTGAAGGCGTACGATCACCGCGTGCTGGATAACAGCACAAAGGAAATCGTTAACACGGCGAAGCGTACGGGTGCGCGGGTTCGGGGTCCTATCCCGCTGCCGACGCATATCGAGAAATTCACCGTTAACCGCTCCCCTCATGTGGACAAGAAAAGCCGCGAGCAGTTCGAGATTCGGACTCATCGCCGGCTGCTCGACATCGTCGAGCCGACACCGCAAACCGTGGACGCACTCATGAAGCTCGACCTCGCCGCCGGCGTGGATGTCGAGATCAAGCTGTAA
- the rplC gene encoding 50S ribosomal protein L3 yields MRTGLIAKKLGMTRLFKDDGTHVPVTVLHLDNVQVVDVRTQARDGYNAVQLGYGNAKVKHVSKPNRGHFAGLKVEPKKKLAEFRVAEDALLESGVTLSAAHFVVGQKVDVTGTSKGKGFAGGMKRWNFAGLEASHGVSVSHRSLGSTGNRQDPGRTFKNKKMPGHLGMERVTTLNLEIALVDAERSLVMVRGSIPGGKNGYVRIRDAIKKARHVDAPYPAALVEAAATTPAAG; encoded by the coding sequence ATGCGCACCGGATTGATTGCAAAAAAGCTGGGTATGACCCGGCTTTTCAAGGACGACGGCACACATGTGCCGGTCACCGTCCTGCACCTCGACAATGTGCAGGTGGTCGATGTTCGTACCCAGGCTCGCGACGGCTACAACGCCGTCCAGCTCGGTTACGGCAACGCCAAGGTGAAGCATGTTTCCAAGCCGAACCGTGGCCACTTCGCCGGCCTGAAGGTCGAGCCGAAGAAGAAGCTCGCGGAGTTCCGCGTAGCCGAAGACGCCCTGCTCGAGTCCGGCGTCACCCTGTCTGCCGCCCATTTCGTGGTCGGCCAGAAGGTTGACGTGACCGGGACCAGCAAGGGCAAGGGCTTCGCCGGCGGTATGAAGCGCTGGAACTTCGCAGGTCTCGAAGCCTCGCACGGCGTGTCGGTCAGCCATCGGTCCCTCGGATCGACCGGTAACCGCCAGGATCCGGGCAGGACCTTCAAGAACAAGAAGATGCCTGGCCATCTCGGCATGGAGCGGGTGACCACTCTGAACCTCGAGATCGCTCTCGTGGATGCAGAGCGGAGCCTCGTCATGGTTCGCGGTTCCATTCCCGGTGGCAAGAATGGCTACGTGCGGATCCGCGATGCGATCAAGAAGGCTCGCCACGTCGATGCGCCGTATCCGGCCGCACTCGTCGAAGCGGCAGCCACCACACCGGCTGCAGGCTGA
- the rplD gene encoding 50S ribosomal protein L4, with product MDVDIKTLDNGSAGSTSLPDEIFGATPRSDIMARVVQWQLAKRRAGTHKVKGMGEVSGTTRKPYKQKGTGNARQGSLRAPQFRTGGAVHGPVVRSHAFSLPKKVRRLGLISALSQKHADGKLIVLDVANGTAKTAELAAKLKVLGWTSALIVDGIVDEAFLRSARNLPKIDVLPSVGANVYDILNHEVLAITRAGLEGLKERLA from the coding sequence ATGGACGTCGATATCAAGACCCTCGACAACGGTAGCGCTGGTTCGACCAGCCTGCCTGACGAGATTTTCGGGGCAACCCCGCGCAGCGACATCATGGCGCGCGTGGTTCAGTGGCAGCTCGCCAAGCGCCGTGCCGGCACCCACAAGGTGAAGGGCATGGGCGAGGTTTCGGGCACCACCCGCAAGCCCTACAAGCAGAAGGGCACCGGTAACGCCCGCCAGGGTTCGCTGCGCGCTCCGCAGTTCCGGACCGGTGGCGCCGTGCATGGACCCGTCGTGCGCAGCCACGCCTTCAGCCTTCCCAAGAAGGTTCGCCGGCTCGGCCTGATCTCGGCGCTGTCGCAGAAGCATGCGGATGGCAAGCTGATCGTCCTCGACGTGGCGAACGGCACGGCCAAGACCGCCGAGCTCGCGGCGAAGCTGAAGGTTCTCGGCTGGACATCGGCACTGATCGTGGATGGCATCGTGGACGAGGCGTTCCTGCGCTCCGCCCGCAACCTGCCCAAGATCGACGTGCTGCCGTCCGTCGGCGCCAACGTCTACGACATCCTGAACCATGAAGTTCTGGCGATCACCCGCGCCGGGCTCGAAGGCCTGAAGGAGCGCCTGGCATGA
- a CDS encoding 50S ribosomal protein L23 translates to MSREAMYDIVRAPLITEKATALSEKNQVVFRVSIDATKPQIKAAVEGLFGVKVLGVNTLIQKGKTKRFRGRPGVRSDVKKAFVQLAEGQSIDLSARLA, encoded by the coding sequence ATGTCGCGCGAGGCGATGTATGACATCGTCCGCGCGCCGCTGATCACCGAGAAGGCCACCGCGCTTTCCGAGAAGAACCAGGTCGTGTTCCGGGTATCGATCGATGCGACCAAGCCGCAGATCAAGGCTGCGGTCGAGGGTCTGTTCGGTGTGAAGGTTCTCGGGGTGAACACGCTGATCCAGAAGGGCAAGACGAAGCGCTTCCGTGGTCGTCCTGGTGTTCGTTCCGACGTCAAGAAGGCGTTTGTGCAGCTTGCGGAGGGTCAGTCGATCGATCTCTCCGCCCGGCTCGCCTGA
- the rplB gene encoding 50S ribosomal protein L2, which translates to MALKHFKPVTPSLRGTVLIDRSELWKGKPVKTLTEGKHNTGGRNNHGRTTSFFRGGGHKRTYRFVDFKRRKFDVVGTIERIEYDPNRTAFIALVKYADGELAYILAPQRIKAGDQVIAGARVDIKPGNAMPLSAIPVGTIVHNIELKQGAGGKMSRSAGTYAQLVGKDSGYAQIKLQSGELRVVRGECMATVGAVSNPDNMNQSIGKAGRARWMGRRPHNRGVVMNPVDHPHGGGEGRTSGGRHPVTPWGKPTKGYKTRGNKRTDSLIIRRRKTGK; encoded by the coding sequence ATGGCATTAAAGCACTTTAAGCCTGTCACACCGTCGCTGCGCGGAACGGTCCTGATCGACCGCAGCGAACTGTGGAAGGGCAAGCCGGTCAAGACCCTCACCGAGGGCAAGCACAATACCGGTGGACGTAACAATCACGGTCGGACGACATCGTTCTTCCGGGGTGGTGGTCACAAGCGGACCTATCGTTTCGTGGACTTCAAGCGTCGCAAGTTCGACGTTGTCGGCACGATCGAGCGGATCGAGTATGACCCGAACCGCACGGCGTTCATCGCGCTGGTGAAGTACGCCGATGGCGAGCTGGCCTATATCCTGGCTCCCCAGCGTATCAAGGCTGGCGACCAGGTGATTGCCGGCGCACGCGTCGACATCAAGCCGGGTAACGCGATGCCGCTGTCGGCCATTCCGGTCGGCACGATCGTGCACAACATCGAGCTGAAGCAGGGCGCCGGCGGCAAGATGTCGCGCTCCGCGGGCACCTATGCCCAGCTGGTCGGCAAGGATAGCGGCTACGCGCAGATCAAGCTGCAGTCCGGCGAATTGCGCGTCGTTCGCGGCGAATGCATGGCGACTGTCGGTGCGGTGTCGAACCCGGACAACATGAACCAGAGCATCGGCAAGGCCGGTCGCGCACGCTGGATGGGCCGTCGTCCGCATAACCGCGGCGTCGTCATGAACCCGGTCGACCATCCGCACGGTGGTGGTGAGGGTCGTACGTCGGGCGGTCGTCATCCGGTTACCCCGTGGGGCAAGCCGACCAAGGGCTACAAGACGCGTGGTAACAAGCGCACCGACAGCCTGATCATCCGTCGCCGCAAGACCGGCAAGTAA
- the rpsS gene encoding 30S ribosomal protein S19 yields MARSVWKGPFVDGYLLNKAEASRASGRNEVIKIWSRRSTILPQFVGLVFGVYNGHKFLPVQVNENMVGHKFGEFSPTRTFTGHSSDKKARRG; encoded by the coding sequence ATGGCACGTTCCGTCTGGAAAGGCCCGTTCGTTGACGGGTATCTGCTGAACAAGGCCGAGGCGTCGCGCGCATCGGGTCGTAACGAAGTGATCAAGATCTGGTCGCGTCGCTCCACGATCCTGCCGCAGTTCGTCGGCCTCGTGTTCGGTGTCTATAACGGTCACAAGTTCCTGCCCGTGCAGGTCAACGAGAACATGGTCGGACACAAGTTTGGCGAGTTCTCGCCGACGCGCACCTTCACAGGGCATTCGTCCGACAAGAAGGCGAGGCGCGGCTAA
- the rplV gene encoding 50S ribosomal protein L22 yields the protein MSKPKHTRALGETEAQAITRNIRVSPRKLNLVAGLIRNKPVAQAVATLTFSKRRIALAVKKTLESAIANAENNHQLDVDQLVVKHAEVGKAIVMRRFHARGRGRSAQIEKFFSHLKIVVAEQAVAVPAPKSPAPENTEQKAA from the coding sequence ATGAGCAAGCCGAAGCACACACGCGCCCTCGGCGAGACCGAGGCGCAGGCGATCACCCGGAACATCCGCGTCAGCCCACGCAAGCTGAACCTGGTTGCCGGCCTGATCCGCAACAAGCCGGTGGCGCAGGCCGTCGCGACGCTGACCTTCAGCAAGCGACGGATCGCGCTCGCCGTGAAGAAGACGCTCGAGAGCGCCATCGCCAACGCCGAGAACAACCATCAGCTCGACGTCGACCAGCTGGTCGTGAAGCACGCCGAAGTCGGCAAGGCGATCGTGATGCGCCGCTTCCATGCCCGCGGTCGTGGCCGGTCGGCGCAGATCGAGAAGTTCTTCAGCCACCTCAAGATCGTGGTGGCCGAGCAAGCGGTCGCGGTTCCGGCTCCCAAGAGCCCGGCTCCCGAGAACACCGAGCAGAAGGCGGCCTGA
- the rpsC gene encoding 30S ribosomal protein S3 — protein MGHKVNPIGLRLGINRTWDSRWYAGADYAKLLHDDLKLRSYLRKKLSGAGVSRVVIERPAKKPRVTIYAARPGVVIGKKGQDIDVLRRDLARMAKTDVALNIVEIRKPEIDAQLVAENIAQQLERRVAFRRAMKRAVQSAMRLGAQGIRINCGGRLGGAEIARVEWYREGRVPLHTLRADIDYGVATAKTTYGTCGVKVWIFKGEILTHDPLSQDRRAAEQAPQR, from the coding sequence ATGGGTCACAAGGTCAATCCGATCGGGCTCCGGCTCGGCATCAATCGCACCTGGGACAGCCGCTGGTACGCCGGCGCTGACTACGCGAAGCTGCTGCATGACGACCTGAAGCTGCGCAGCTACCTGCGCAAGAAGCTGTCCGGTGCCGGCGTGTCGCGCGTCGTGATCGAGCGTCCGGCGAAGAAGCCGCGCGTGACGATCTATGCCGCACGGCCTGGCGTCGTCATCGGCAAGAAGGGCCAGGACATCGACGTGTTGCGTCGTGATCTCGCCCGCATGGCGAAGACCGACGTCGCGCTGAACATCGTCGAGATCCGCAAGCCGGAAATCGATGCGCAGCTGGTTGCCGAGAACATCGCGCAGCAGCTCGAGCGTCGGGTGGCGTTCCGTCGCGCCATGAAGCGTGCCGTTCAGTCCGCGATGCGTCTCGGCGCACAGGGCATCCGCATCAACTGCGGCGGACGTCTCGGTGGCGCAGAGATCGCCCGCGTCGAGTGGTATCGCGAAGGCCGGGTGCCGCTGCACACGCTTCGCGCCGACATCGACTACGGCGTCGCAACCGCAAAGACGACCTATGGCACGTGCGGCGTGAAGGTCTGGATCTTCAAGGGCGAGATCCTGACCCACGACCCGCTGTCGCAGGACCGTCGTGCCGCCGAGCAGGCGCCGCAGCGCTGA